A region from the Bacteroidota bacterium genome encodes:
- a CDS encoding molybdenum cofactor biosynthesis protein MoaE, with amino-acid sequence MTASNHYQIITDQPLSVTDAFSFIQSPVAGGQVLFTGTIRNHHEGKTVLSLEYHLFGDMAEKEITRIIAEANSRWPLTRVYVAHKTGHCNIGDLAVIVAVSSVHRSEAFEASRFLIDEIKHRVPIWKKETTTEGVFWVEGCNHVHSGSNHGTQKK; translated from the coding sequence ATGACCGCTTCCAATCATTATCAGATCATAACCGACCAACCTCTGTCGGTAACCGATGCCTTTTCATTCATTCAATCACCCGTTGCCGGCGGACAGGTGCTCTTCACCGGAACCATCCGCAATCACCACGAGGGGAAAACAGTCCTGTCACTCGAGTATCATCTGTTCGGAGACATGGCTGAGAAGGAGATTACCCGGATTATTGCAGAGGCCAATTCCAGATGGCCGCTGACCCGGGTTTACGTGGCTCACAAGACAGGGCACTGTAACATAGGAGACCTCGCTGTCATTGTTGCAGTCAGTTCGGTGCACCGGTCCGAAGCGTTTGAAGCCAGCCGGTTTCTGATCGATGAAATTAAACACCGGGTTCCCATCTGGAAAAAAGAGACCACCACCGAAGGTGTTTTTTGGGTGGAAGGCTGCAATCATGTTCATTCCGGTAGTAACCACGGCACACAGAAAAAATAA
- a CDS encoding 50S ribosomal protein L28: MAMRCDICGKEPVYGNHVSHANNRARRRWVPNLQKVRAVVEGRHTRIKACTNCIKSGLVVKPA; encoded by the coding sequence ATGGCAATGCGTTGTGATATCTGCGGAAAAGAACCGGTATACGGCAATCATGTGAGTCATGCCAATAACCGCGCCCGCCGCCGGTGGGTACCAAACCTGCAGAAAGTTCGTGCCGTTGTTGAAGGCCGTCACACCCGGATCAAGGCCTGCACCAACTGCATTAAATCCGGGTTGGTCGTCAAACCGGCCTGA